The genomic DNA AACTGCTCACAGCAAAGAACACCCTAAACAATAGTATTTTTAATTGCTAACATTGTTAATTGTAATTGGCTGTAGCAATCTGAAGTGGCAGTTTGAGTGACATCCAATGGACCATATACACAAATTGTAGGATATACAATAATTACTTCATACAAGTCTATACTTTATACTGTTTTAGCATACAAGAAATCAATATACTTATAGGATCAGTGGAAACTAGTCAGACAGCTATATAGCTGTGGTGAAGTGGTCCAAACATTTGACTTGTGTACCCCAGCTAAGTGTTGAAACCATCAAATGTGGACAGACAAGTCTATAAAGATCTCCAAAAGAATCCAAACAAAGGGATACAGCAACTGGATTGAAGGTTACATCCACAACACTTGTTTCAGCACTTAGCTGGGGTACACAAGTCAAATGCTTGGACCACTTCACCACAGCTATATAGCTGTCTGACTAGTTTCCACTGATCCTTCCCACTGAGTGTGATGTAAGAGCAACTCGGCCGCTGTGTGAATATGGTCCATGGCACACATATTGTACAACTTTGTATAAACTGGTAAAGTATGTCGATTTCTTGTATGCTAACTGCTAAAACGGTATAAAGTAAAGACTAGTATATAGTAATTATTGTATACAGTTTGTATGTAGTATTGAATTGGGACACAGCATTACTGAAAGTGGATTTAGTCATTTACTTCCATAGTCAAAATGGAAGCAGCAGAGGTTGAGATATCCGGATTTTTAATCCCTATGGATCAAACTCCAGAAACACTGGGCTCTAattttcccataatgcaatcaAATAGGATCCTTCATTAGAACATCCACCCCCATCAGCCCCCACCCTGCCTTATTAATGCCGACTTCTTTGAAAACCCACAGCCCCAATTTATAATGCAGACTTccagttacatttttaaagtcCCATTCGCAGGCTGAGATAACCTCGATGACATCACCAgggttatttttttcagactttgggAAGCTCCCTTagagagccacagaagacataaAACAGTTGTCACTGGCTGACTATTCCTCCTCATGTACGAGTAAACTGAACTTGTAACTTGTAAATTTGGTGGAGTGTCCTTTTAACCTCAATGTCCACAAACTAGTTTGTTAGCCGTTTATATCCCCATACAGTCCTCCATAGAAACTAGTTCAGTCAAATCCTCTCTTTCCCTGtcagataaaaaatgttgggACCCTCATCAGTATGCAACATTTCTGCAGTATCAAGTAAGAGGAGAGTTTCTCATTCTTCTTATTTTAAAGACATTATACACAGATATGTGCACATTATTGGGTATTCCAGCATCCCCTCAGGACTGTTCCAGCTCTGCCAGGAGGAGGACATCCTCAGGAGAGGGAGCTGGCCAATGGCCACCAGCCACCGAGCCTCCAGATGCTCGGGGGCCACAATAGATCCTCCTGCAGCGTTGCCATGATTGCTCTGCATCGGGATAACGGGCTCAGTAATGCACTCACTGCAGCATCAAAGCATGATAAATGTTTGCTCAGCACCGGGGGGTAACCAACCAGTGACTTAAGTAATGGAGCCCATTACACAACTTAATGTGAATTAATTGCAGCACCTATAACACTCACTTTTCCTCAGAAACTATTCAAATCTGCAAGAGTGAGaattcattttgttgttttctaatTTGAAACCTGCATCCTGCTGCATTTTATTGCTACGGCTTGTTTGTTTGGTGTCACACCCATGCAGTTTGCCACCGCCTTGATGCTGAGGCCAGCCTGCTGTTTGCTGGGAGTTCAGCACCCTGGACAGCACCATCTGCAGACTACAGCCCTCACCAAGACAATGGTCTACCAAGTACACTTTAAACCTTCAAGTGCCCTAACCCAATTCATGAATTCAGCATTAGGATGCATGATGCCTGTTCTGACCAGAGGTTTCACTCCATCTGCCCACAATAGAGACGAACTGCAGAAATATTCCTGGATTATCGTTGACAAGAAACCCTTGTAATAGAAGtgacataaaacacatttatgaaCTTGCCAAAAACACCAAGCAACATGTTATGCCCTCACTTCCTTCGGGTAATTATTAACTGATTAAAGGTTGAAATGTGAAAAAGAGCCGAACTCcatcagaaatgtgtctctTTGAGGTTCCCTTCCTGTCAACAGAACTTTTCTGAAATAAGACCTGGCAGCATATTTATATTCTACAGAAAATTGACTGAAGAGTTCCCAATTGTGGCCCTATAGCTGCCGCACTGCCCTCTATAATTAAGGCTGTGGAAACAACAGGAGAACCAACTGTAGAAGTTTGACATTTAATGGTATAACGGCTTCTTTGCATATTGTATATACGCCGAATTAAAGGGTCTATAATTTCGTTTCATTTAAGATAGTGTATCATTACCTAGATACTTGCATCTTATGCCGGTAAGTAAGGGACCTTAAATGGACCTATTTTGCCGTGGAGTTCGGCGTAATAGAACTGCATATATGCTGGTTAGACAGGACTGTAAGGATATGGCCATTCGGTGATCTTTTTGGCATATTTCCGTATGAAATTATCCTCGCtgaagatgaagagagagcgGTTGACGGTGAGGAAGCTCTGTTTGATGGGGATGGGGTTGTAGATGGCCATGGTCCTGGCTCTCTGGGCCATGCTCTGCTTGTACGCCCTGGGGACCCCCAGAGGAGGAGGCCCCGGCTGCCGGCTGGCCCCTCTGCCCGGCGGGCCCGCGGGACTGCGTGCTCCGAACCCCCGAACGCCTTTGAAGCGAGCCATTGTGGGAGAGCACAGATCTTACTGGAGAAACCAAAAGTGACACCTGAAAAGAGATGGAgcatcacaacacacactgCCCCGTCCCACAGGTCCACCAGGTCCACCAGGTCCTTTAGGTGCGTGTAACGTCCACGAGCAGGAGAGTCAAACATTCACAACAGACTAAAGAGAGGAAGGATTAGTCTGTTATCTGCTCGtctgtgatgctgctgctgtccgTGCCCTCACTGGACCCGACATCTAATTGTTGCTCAAAGTTGAGATGATCAGACTCCATGATGCATCATGTTTCCTGGGTGTTTGTCCTCCGGCTGGCTGCCCCGGTCCTCTGTCCTCAGAACGAGCTCAGATATATACAGGCGTCACCGCTTCAGCTCGAGCTACAGGAGGCTTCTTCAACCAGTAAAACCCCGGGTAAAATAATGTCAGTTTATCACTAAAACACTACAGCGGAGAAAACACCGTCAGCACGAGGAGTCAACATatatgtccctccagaaagcgtccacaaacaacaacatgtctGTCCCCTAAAGACTCGTTTCCAGTGAAAAGAATGATTCTTCTGTTTTACCTTCTTTGAACCAGCTCGTCCCGCCGTCCAGGTGAGGACGACAAACCGCTGTCAGCCTCTCTTTTATCGGTTATCGAGGAGGAATGACGGCTGAGCAGGTTGTTCTCACAAAGTCTCCTCCGTTAGTGTGAacgcagagacagagacagagacactaCCGCTACTTTCTCCGCAGCTCAGAGACCCAGAGACCCCCACGTGACGGAGAAGACGCCAGTCAGTGGCTCCACCTGGACCGGCCCTGTTTCCATAGCAACAGGGAGGAGAGCGAGCCGCCACACCGGGGTCAAGTTACacggaataaaaaaaagtcttccgtgataactttcaaaataagagcatgTTTATGaacacatgtttttgtgtttattatacCAAAATATTGTAGCGACCCTGGTCAATGAAGCTACGAGGCAGGAACTGGTTTAGCTGgtactttattattaaaatagatAAAACAAGAAAGGAGTTGTAATAAAACCTATTATACATCGGCTGGGCGTCCAGCGTACACCAAACACTAGGTAGGAGGACGAAAGTTCCGGTTAaccttttcaaagtaaaacaagTACATCTGTTGCTTGGGAGAAGTTGAACTCTATACTACAaggaaatattcaaataaaaaaaacaaaacttattGATGAAGTTAGCCAATTGACATACAATTATATGTTGAACATACATCcaccatttttattttcaaaataactgcatttattataatataaataaagaattgGTCCCTCATATTGTTGGCTAAAAAGTAATTAGTCGGTTTTACTACAACGAGTAACGGGGGGGgaagtgtatttcttttttttatttatttatttgttcatttgttacctcaatgcagaaaatgggGAAGGGCGCCCAcaagtattttttaaaattatttcttttatttttttaaacggcGAACGAAGGTGGTATCTGAGGCGACcccctatatggcctatgccttaagccgacCCTGAGATAAAGATTAGATAAGGGTGTGAATTCATTTGAAAATAAGACCTGAAATGGTGTGGAAGGTTTCTCCTCTCTAAACTGTATCTATAAAAAGTATATATTTGGGAAAACATCCATATTATAAATTGTAAGAAGGTGATTTTTgatgggagtaatggacacaatatgcttgttttattggcgcaaatggtccccatctgtagatatggactttttaatgatacagcacacttttataatttatagcaaattattttgcggaccccctgagagagtgccacagaccccactttgagaatcactggtttAGACAATAGAGTTCTTCAAACTTTGTGTCAACAGTATGTGTTTGTCCCTTTCCTGTTTCAGCATGACAATACTCCCGTGCACAAAGCCAGCGCCGTAAAGAAATTGTTTTCCCAGTTTAGCATGGACGGAGATGGCTGGCCTGCACAGAGacctgacctcaaccccatccaacaATCTTTGGGATGAACTTGAACACCGACCGTGAGCCAGACCTGATCACCCTACATCAGACTTGGACCTCGCTAATACTCTTGTGGCTGAAGGGAGTGAAGACAGAAGCTGTGTCTCTTCTTTCTCTTGATAATCTAAGttcattaataaaaaacaagatgaaaagatgctttaaaatgtgtttaattgaAAATTAGACATGTAGAAAAAGCACGCTCGTAGAAGAGATCAGACTACGGAAACATCACTTCACTTCATTAATCCACAAATATAACACTTTGCagtattaaaggaatagtccaTGAATGTTAAAATCCTCTATTAAAATTATTGAACCTGATTATTGGCTAGTtaaacacactctcacatacagtatttctgGCTGGCGGCAAGCTGCAGTGTTCTTTATATAGAAAAGTAACCGTATTAGGTGTATAAATAAGTTAGATCCTTTGCTCTGAGATGACagattttcacaattttttatcTTTGATTTGTTGCCTTAAAATTGTGAATTCAGGTGAATACCAGAAAATCCCATTGGTGTTCACGTAATCAAAGCATCACTCTTACGTGGTATCTGGTTCAGAAGACAGTGTTTCTGACATTAAAGAGGTCAAAGCGGCAGAATGTGTCCAGGCAGAAAAGGGGAGTTTCTATCTGCTACCAGCTGATTGACGACACTTGAGAGACCCACACTGGCAGCTGAAGTACTTGCTTTTCACCCTCCAGTAGTGATCACCATAGTCAAACCTGATGAGGAAGAGACACCAGTGCATCATATtacagggttcctacacattttccatttcaaaattcCATACCTTTTCAGACTCATGTTTCCAGACTTCTCGGAAGCTTTTTCAGATCATATTTGACTTTAGGACTTTGTGACTCGGGGTGAAGAGGATGCTGTGACAAGACTAGTCCTTCAGCGCCTGCCCCATGGTTGAGATGTCAAACGATTTCACACAAAGTTTGCATCCAGCTCTCTTTTCCCATTTGGAATTGTTTAACCAACCAGGTTTTGTATTTGGGATTGTCAAGCCAGCCCTGAGAAAACTCGCATTTACCCTCTGTGGCTGTTCAGTCCACAGCTCTACGCAGAAAGTTGGACGACATTCCACTGTCAAACATCTTGCACTTGGGGCAATGCCGCTCTAGGTGAAA from Sebastes fasciatus isolate fSebFas1 chromosome 6, fSebFas1.pri, whole genome shotgun sequence includes the following:
- the LOC141768809 gene encoding voltage-dependent P/Q-type calcium channel subunit alpha-1A-like, translating into MARFKGVRGFGARSPAGPPGRGASRQPGPPPLGVPRAYKQSMAQRARTMAIYNPIPIKQSFLTVNRSLFIFSEDNFIRKYAKKITEWPYPYSPV